DNA from Pseudoalteromonas rubra:
AGATCGACAAGTATATTGCGTCTGTGCAAAACACCAGCCAGACACTGTAACGAGCGGATGGATCAACGCTGAGCTTAGCCTGAGTTGATCCACGTGCCGGAGCGTTTACTGTAAGACGCTGATGATCAACTGATAGCAGGCGTCTTTGCTTTGACAGCTGCGGGCGTTCAGGATCAGTTGTTCACCGACCTCCAGTGCCAGGCGCTGCGCCCGCAGGCGTGCCTGTTCATCTTCAATCTCATCCAAATCGCTGACATGGGCAAGCCCGATGGTGCGGCGGATCATCTCACTGCCACAATACCCAATGGCGTCTTGCAATACGTCACGCAGAAACAGTGCGGCGTAGCCTGGCGCCTGCAATGTACTGTCTGTGCTATGTTGTTCGCACAAGGTCTGCCATTGATAGTCAAACTCACTCAGGCAGATATCTATGGTGCGCAACAAGTAAGTATGCATATCACGACGTTTTGATGCTTCACTGATACGGCCATGCTGAGCACAGAAGTTGAGCAGCAAATTGCCAATAAAAGAGCCTAGGTCGAAACCAATGGGACCAAAAAAGGCAAATTCCGGATCGATAAACTTGGTGGTTGTGTCATCGACAAACAGGCTACCACTATGTGCATCACCGTGAAGCAACGCTTGTGGCGAAGACAAAAAGCGCTGTTTGAGCTGGGCAATGGCCAGTTTTAACCCTGTATTGTGGCGCAGCTTGTCGACCTCTTTGCGCAGCGCATCCGGATAGTGGTTACGCTCGTTATCCTGGTAAGGGTCGTCAAAGAACAACTCTTCAGTAATGGCACACAGTTCCGGATTGGTAAAAGACTGGATCAGGGCTTTTTTGTTTGCGGGTGTGAGATAGAAATCGCTGTGATAAAAGCTGGTTGTGGCCAGGTAGTGAGCCACATCCCGGCCCAGGTTGGCAAAAGTACGCCCGGCGTTGAGTTCACTGCGTAAGATATTCAGATGACCCAGGTCTTCGAGTATCGTCACAGCCTGCTCACTGTTGTGATGCAGTACCCTGACGGTATGGCTCGGACACACCTCACCATGGCGACGTAAGGCGCTGGCTTCGATGCGAGCCCGATCAAGTGTCAGTGGCCAGCTTTCTCCTACACAGCGCGCGTAGGGTAACGCTTGCTTAAGGATCACGCTATGGTTGTGTTGATCAGTGACCCGAAAAACCAGGTTCAGGTTGCCATCGCCAAACTCATAGCAGTTCAGCTGTGCGTCTGGTGGGAACATTCCCCCCAGGTTAGTGATGTATTCAATGGCCTTGTCATTGTCAAACGCCTGATAAGCACTCATTCGGATCATCCAGATAGCATAAAATTAGATCAGCATTCTATACCTGCAAACGTTTAGAAGTCTATACATCTTTAGATCTTGATGTAGAATGGAGCAGTCAGTTTTTTCAATCGGACACTGCCCAGATGACACCGAGGGGGTCACATCGGTATGGTCGGTGCCAGATTTCACGCTGCCTGTTCATTGCTGTGAATGGGTATTCGCCAGGAGCAAATCGGAGTAAACAACGGTGAAAGAGTTAGTTGCGCGGAGCTTGAAGTATCAGGCTGGGACGGTTCAGGTGCTGGATCAGTATTTACTGCCACATGAGGAAACATGGCATCATTGCACCAGTGTGGCACAAATGGCGTCGTTGATTCTGACACTGAAAGTACGTGGCGCCCCTTTGATTGGCTTAGCAGCAAGCCTGCTGGTTGCCTATCTGGCAGAACAAGGGCACGGTAAAGCCCAGCTTAGAGAGGCGATTGACGAGCTGGAAGCCACCCGCCCGACGGCGGTGAATCTGATGCACTGCATGGCGAGGCTGCGTACAGCCTTGCAGCAGCATGATTACGCGCAGGCTGTGGTGGCAGAAGCTGAGCGCCTGTTTGAAGAAGACTGTGCACTGTGCGACAGAATGGCAACACTGGGGGCACAGCTGGTCGAACCCTCAGATAACATTCTGACACATTGTAATACTGGCGCGCTGGCCACTGCCGGAGTGGGCACCGCATTGGGTGTGATCCATCATGCAGCCCGACAGCATGCGGACATCCATATCTGGGTTGATGAAACCCGGCCATTATTGCAAGGGGGCAGGCTGACTGCCTATGAACTGGCACAGTGGCAGATCCCTTACACTTTGATTTGCGATAATATGGCGGCCAGCCTGATGGCTGCAGGCAAGGTCGATAAAATTTTTGTCGGGGCTGATCGCATTGCTGCGAACGGCGATTTTGCGAATAAAGTGGGCACCTACAATCTGGCTGTGCTGGCTCACTACCATCAGATCCCTTTCTATGTGGTTGCTCCGGTTACAACTCTGGACATTGGCTGTGCTTCAGGCGCAGAGATCCCGATTGAGCAGCGCGCTGAAAGCGAGGTTACCGGGGTGAGTGGCAGCTTTGGTCACTGTCAGTGGGCACCCGCACAGGCACAGGTGTATAACCCGGCTTTTGATGTCACACCGGCTGATCTGATCACGGCATGGGTACTGGATACGGGCGTGTATTATCCGCAGGAAGTAGCGGCTGGGGTATTAGGCACGGTATGACGACACCGTGCCGGACGAGCGCTTTAATCCAGTAACGGAAAGCGCTCGGCGATAGGGTTGTCAGTACTTTGTGCCACCCAGCCCTGCTCATTGTTGAACAGCCGGATTGCGGTAAATTGGGGATCGCTGCCCATATCAAACCAGTGAGGTGTCATTGCGGGTACTGAAATCAAATCGCCCTGCTGGCACAGAACCTGATAAACCCGTTCGCCGATATGCAGGCAAAATAGCCCCTGGCCCTGAACAAAAAAGCGTACTTCATCTTCGCTATGGGTGTGCTCAAAAAGAAACTTCTGACGCATAACGGGCGCGTCAGGATGCCCTTTTGGCAAAGAGATCACGTCCACAGTCTGATAGCCATCCTGTGCTTTCAGGCGAGCAATGTCCTGTTCATATGCCTCAAGAATGTCATCGTGTGATGTTGTCTGGTTTATCTCATATGCGGCTTGCCATTGCTCAAAGCGGACACCCACCTGAGCAAGCTGGGCGGCTATCTGGGTGTGTGCCTCACTGTGGAATTCAATGTTATCCGGGTGCTGATCATGATAAATGGTCAATTGGCTCATCGTGACTCCTGTGCATTATATTGGCTGAAATCTTCAATAAAGGGATGTGCCTGCGTCCGCGGCTGTCCGTCACGCCACAATTGCAGGGTCTGCATGCCCGCTGTTTTTGCTGCATCCAGCTCGGCCACCACATCGCTCAGAAAGAGCACTTCATGCGCCGCAAAGGATAGCTGACTGGCGATGGCCTGATAGGCCTCGGGTTGCTGTTTGGCACCTATCCGGGTATCAAAATAACCACTGAATAAGGGACGCATATCGCCATAGTCCGAATGGGCAAACAGCAGTTGCTGGGCCTGCACTGAACCAGACGAATAGACATAGAGTGCAGTGCCCGCAGCATGTTCGGCAGACAAAAACTGGTGCGCATCTGGGTAAATATGGCCGGTAAAATCGCCATTTTGATAGCCATGTTGCCAGATCATGCCCTGTAATTGTTTCAGCGGCGTGACTTTCTTATCTTCAGCGATCCAGCTGAGCAGTGCCTGGATAACCTGATCCAGTGAGGCTTGTGGTGCGTTCAGTTCAGCACGCACTGCATCAAGCTGTGCAGTCACTTCCGGGGTGTGTGCATGCTGGCGCACGAAATCGGGTAGCTTGTCTGTGGCATAGGTGAACAGGATCTCTTTGACGAAAGAGATACGGGTAATGGTGCCTTCGATGTCGGTCAAACGCTCGGCGATAGGGTTGTCAGTACTTTGTGCCACCCAGCCCTGCTCATTGTTGAACAGCCGGATTGCGGTAAATTGGGGATCGCTGCCCATATCAAACCAGTGAGGTGTCATTGCGGGTACTGAAATCAAATCGCCCTGCTGGCACAGAACCTGATAAACCCGTTCGCCGATATGCAGGCAAAATAGCCCCTGGCCCTGAACAAAAAAGCGTACTTCATCTTCGCTATGGGTGTGCTCAAAAAGAAACTTCTGACGCATAACGGGCGCGTCAGGATGCCCTTTTGGCAAAGAGATCACGTCCACAGTCTGATAGCCATCCTGTGCTTTCAGGCGAGCAATGTCCTGTTCATATGCCTCAAGAATGTCATCGTGTGATGTTGTCTGGTTTATCTCATATGCGGCTTGCCATTGCTCAAAGCGGACACCCACCTGAGCAAGCTGGGCGGCTATCTGGGTGTGTGCCTCACTGTGGAATTCAATGTTATCCGGGTGCTGATCATGATAAATGGTCAATTGGCTCATCGTGACTCCTGTGCATTATATTGGCTGAAATCTTCAATAAAGGGATGTGCCTGCGTCCGCGGCTGTCCGTCACGCCACAATTGCAGGGTCTGCATGCCCGCTGTTTTTGCTGCATCCAGCTCGGCCACCACATCGCTCAGAAAGAGCACTTCATGCGCCGCAAAGGATAGCTGACTGGCGATGGCCTGATAGGCCTCGGGTTGCTGTTTGGCACCTATCCGGGTATCAAAATAACCACTGAATAAGGGACGCATATCGCCATAGTCCGAATGGGCAAACAGCAGTTGCTGGGCCTGCACTGAACCAGACGAATAGACATAGAGTGCAGTGCCCGCAGCATGTTCGGCAGACAAAAACTGGTGCGCATCTGGGTAAATATGGCCGGTAAAATCGCCATTTTGATAGCCATGTTGCCAGATCATGCCCTGTAATTGTTTCAGCGGCGTGACTTTCTTATCTTCAGCGATCCAGCTGAGCAGTGCCTGGATAACCTGATCCAGTGAGGCTTGTGGTGCGTTCAGTTCAGCACGCACTGCATCAAGCTGTGCAGTCACTTCCGGGGTGTGTGCATGCTGGCGCACGAAATCGGGTAGCTTGTCTGTGGCATAGGTGAACAGGATCTCTTTGACGAAAGAGATACGGGTAATGGTGCCTTCGATGTCGGTCAAAATTGCTTTGATCATGCGTTTTTTTCCAGTTGTCTGCGCGTCAGTTCGCAGTTAAACAAAAACTCCAGTGCCTCGATATGACGACGCGTTTCACTGATGTCTGCCCCCATTGCGTAAAGTCCATGGCCGCGGATCAGCACCCCGTGCTGAACAGGCGTATGGGCATGGTATTCAGCCACCCGACGTGCCAGGGCTGGAATATCCTGATCGTTGTCAAAGACTGGAATAGCCAGGGTTTCCAGGTGACTGGTAAAACCATGCAGGGCTTTTTGCATTTCGTACCCCTGAATGTTTAGGCTGTGCTCAGCTGTTAGCCGAGACAGCACCGTTGCCGCAACGGAGTGGGTATGCAAGATGCAGTGTGTACGCGCACTGAGTGCATACAGGGCAAGGTGCAGCTCAGTTTCGGCTGAAGGCTTACCGGTTCCGCCGGTATGTGTGCCTTCGGTATTGAACTCAAGAAAATGCTCGGGTTGCAACGCCCCTTTGTCATGACCACTGGCCGTGACAACAAAGCCCTGCTCTGTTCTAATGGAAAAGTTGCCCCCGGTTGCCGGTACCCAGCCTTGCTCACTGAGCCAGCGTCCGGCGTCTATCAGGGCATGTTTCGCTTGTGCTGATTGCATACGCTTACCTCTCACGAATAACATCGTGGATAATTTTAGACGGCTATACTTCTATTTGCAGCAATGATAGCATCGCTCGGGCCGTTACACCACACACAAACGAGGACTTGGCAGTGGAAAGTAAATTACCTCATGTAGGCACCAGTATTTTTTCAAAGATGACCGCGCTGGCCAATCAGCACGGTGCACTGAACCTGTCTCAGGGTTTTCCTGAATTTGATGCGCCAGAGCGCCTTAAACTGCGGTTGACTCAGCATGTACAAGCGGGGATGAACCAGTACGCGCCATCACCCGGGGTGCCGGCGCTACAGCAGCAGATAGCGGCCCTAGCGGAGCGCAAATATGGTGCGCAGATCGACGCCGAGGCGCAGGTCACCGTCACTGCCGGCGCCACAGAAGCCTTGTTTGTTGCCATTCAGACCCTGGTACGCCCGGGTGATGAAGTGATCGTGTTTGACCCGGCCTATGACTCTTACCATCCGGCGATAGAGCTGGCAGGTGGCACCAGTGTGCACATTGCCTTGCAGGCGCCTGATTATCAGGTTGACTGGCAGCAGGTTGCGTCAGCCATCACACCTCAAACTCGCGCTATTATTGTTAATACGCCACATAACCCAAGTGCGAAAACACTCAAAGCAGCGGATATGGCAGCGCTTAAGGCCTTGGTGATTGAACATGACTTGTATGTGATCAGCGACGAAGTTTACGAGCACATTACCTTTGATGCACAGCCACATTTGAGTGCGTTGCGCGACCCGGCGCTGGCAGTACGTGCTATGGTGGTGGCTAGCTTTGGTAAAACCTTCCATTGTACGGGCTGGAAGCTGGGGTATTGCATTGCTCCAGCGGCACTGAGCAAGGAATTTCGTAAAATTCATCAGTATGTGACCTTCTCCTGTTTTACGCCGGCACAGTTAGCGTTGGCTGACATGCTCAATGAGGAGCCGGAGCATGTGGATGCACTGGCTGATTTCTATCAGCATAAGCGCGATCTGTTGGCAGAGGCACTGCAAAGTAGTCGATTCACTATTTTGCCCAGCGAGGGGAGCTATTTCCTGTTGCTGGATTACAGCGCTATCTCGTCACTGGATGATGTGCGCTTTTGTGATTATCTGGTGGAAGAAGTCGGGGTGGCCGCAATTCCGCTGAGCGTATTTTATGCCGATGGCAGTACAGATAAAGTGATCCGCCTGTGTTTTGCCAAAGAAGACAACACCTTAGTGGAGGCGGCGAAGCGTTTATGTCAGCTTTAACAGTAGCTCTGGTTCAGCAGGCGATTGAGTGGCTGGCACCGCAGAACAATTTTGCGCAGCTGGAAAGGCAGTTGGGCGCACAGCAGGCGCAACTCAATGATTGCGATCTGATCATTTTGCCGGAAACCTTTGCAACCGGTTTTGCATTGGCTGAAGCGTGTGCAGAGCCGCCTGAGCAGGGAGAAGCGCTGGCTTTTTTACAGCAGTTGGCACAGCGCTGGCAGGCCGTCGTGGCGGGCAGCGTGTTGGTGGATCTGGGCGAAAAGAAAGCCAACCGTTTTTACTGGTGCTGGCCGGATGGCACCGTGCGCTATTATGACAAACGCCATTTATTCTGTCTGGGTAAAGAAGGGGATTATGTGCATGCCGGACAGGAACGAGTCGTTGTTGAGGTAAAGGGATTTCGGATCTTACCTCAGGTATGCTATGACCTGCGTTTTCCGGTGTTCCAGCGTAACCGCAATGATTATGATGTGATGATCAATGTGGCTAACTGGCCTGCTGCACGACGTCGGATCTGGGATACCTTATTGCAAGCCAGAGCAATTGAAAATCAGTGTTATGTGCTGGGCTGCAATCGTATTGGTGACGATGGCTATGGAACAGCGCACAATGGCGGTACCGCTGCTTATGATTTCACTGGTGCATTACTGGCCGGTGCCCCGGATGACGCAGCCGATGTACTCGTGGTTAGTCTGGAAAAGGCGCCACTGGATACCTTTAAACAGGGGTTTCCTGCCCACCTTGATGCCGATGACTTCGTGTTACCCGCACTGCAAAAAGGGCCGCGCGACGAATGAATTCGTCGCGCCAAGTTAAAGCTGGTATGCCTGCCGAAACAGCCTAAGACGCGTTGTAGCTGTGAATGAGCAGCTCCTGCTCAGGGGGAGCCAGCGCTGTTTGCTGTTGCGAGGCAATCGAAAAATAGCCAAGCAACTCACGCATTGCATTCGCCTGATCTGCCATTTGTCTGGCTGCAGCCATGGTTTCTTCCGTAATGGCTGAGTTTTCCTGAATCAAATCGGTCAGGCGCTGCACCACAATGTCTACTTCTTTGATTGACTGTTGCTGCGTGGTTGTCGACTGATTGATTTTCACTATATTCTGACTGACATCGGCAACAGCCTGCACTATCTGGTGCAGCTTATCGCCTGAATTATTAGCCAGCTGAGTGCCTTGTTCCACTTTTTCGTTGCTGTTAGCGATGATCTCTTTAATTTGCTTTGCAGACGCGGCACTGCGACCCGCCAGCTCACGCACTTCAT
Protein-coding regions in this window:
- the mtnK gene encoding S-methyl-5-thioribose kinase; its protein translation is MSAYQAFDNDKAIEYITNLGGMFPPDAQLNCYEFGDGNLNLVFRVTDQHNHSVILKQALPYARCVGESWPLTLDRARIEASALRRHGEVCPSHTVRVLHHNSEQAVTILEDLGHLNILRSELNAGRTFANLGRDVAHYLATTSFYHSDFYLTPANKKALIQSFTNPELCAITEELFFDDPYQDNERNHYPDALRKEVDKLRHNTGLKLAIAQLKQRFLSSPQALLHGDAHSGSLFVDDTTTKFIDPEFAFFGPIGFDLGSFIGNLLLNFCAQHGRISEASKRRDMHTYLLRTIDICLSEFDYQWQTLCEQHSTDSTLQAPGYAALFLRDVLQDAIGYCGSEMIRRTIGLAHVSDLDEIEDEQARLRAQRLALEVGEQLILNARSCQSKDACYQLIISVLQ
- the mtnA gene encoding S-methyl-5-thioribose-1-phosphate isomerase, translating into MKELVARSLKYQAGTVQVLDQYLLPHEETWHHCTSVAQMASLILTLKVRGAPLIGLAASLLVAYLAEQGHGKAQLREAIDELEATRPTAVNLMHCMARLRTALQQHDYAQAVVAEAERLFEEDCALCDRMATLGAQLVEPSDNILTHCNTGALATAGVGTALGVIHHAARQHADIHIWVDETRPLLQGGRLTAYELAQWQIPYTLICDNMAASLMAAGKVDKIFVGADRIAANGDFANKVGTYNLAVLAHYHQIPFYVVAPVTTLDIGCASGAEIPIEQRAESEVTGVSGSFGHCQWAPAQAQVYNPAFDVTPADLITAWVLDTGVYYPQEVAAGVLGTV
- a CDS encoding 1,2-dihydroxy-3-keto-5-methylthiopentene dioxygenase — its product is MSQLTIYHDQHPDNIEFHSEAHTQIAAQLAQVGVRFEQWQAAYEINQTTSHDDILEAYEQDIARLKAQDGYQTVDVISLPKGHPDAPVMRQKFLFEHTHSEDEVRFFVQGQGLFCLHIGERVYQVLCQQGDLISVPAMTPHWFDMGSDPQFTAIRLFNNEQGWVAQSTDNPIAERFPLLD
- the mtnC gene encoding acireductone synthase, with the translated sequence MSQLTIYHDQHPDNIEFHSEAHTQIAAQLAQVGVRFEQWQAAYEINQTTSHDDILEAYEQDIARLKAQDGYQTVDVISLPKGHPDAPVMRQKFLFEHTHSEDEVRFFVQGQGLFCLHIGERVYQVLCQQGDLISVPAMTPHWFDMGSDPQFTAIRLFNNEQGWVAQSTDNPIAERLTDIEGTITRISFVKEILFTYATDKLPDFVRQHAHTPEVTAQLDAVRAELNAPQASLDQVIQALLSWIAEDKKVTPLKQLQGMIWQHGYQNGDFTGHIYPDAHQFLSAEHAAGTALYVYSSGSVQAQQLLFAHSDYGDMRPLFSGYFDTRIGAKQQPEAYQAIASQLSFAAHEVLFLSDVVAELDAAKTAGMQTLQLWRDGQPRTQAHPFIEDFSQYNAQESR
- the mtnC gene encoding acireductone synthase: MIKAILTDIEGTITRISFVKEILFTYATDKLPDFVRQHAHTPEVTAQLDAVRAELNAPQASLDQVIQALLSWIAEDKKVTPLKQLQGMIWQHGYQNGDFTGHIYPDAHQFLSAEHAAGTALYVYSSGSVQAQQLLFAHSDYGDMRPLFSGYFDTRIGAKQQPEAYQAIASQLSFAAHEVLFLSDVVAELDAAKTAGMQTLQLWRDGQPRTQAHPFIEDFSQYNAQESR
- a CDS encoding methylthioribulose 1-phosphate dehydratase codes for the protein MQSAQAKHALIDAGRWLSEQGWVPATGGNFSIRTEQGFVVTASGHDKGALQPEHFLEFNTEGTHTGGTGKPSAETELHLALYALSARTHCILHTHSVAATVLSRLTAEHSLNIQGYEMQKALHGFTSHLETLAIPVFDNDQDIPALARRVAEYHAHTPVQHGVLIRGHGLYAMGADISETRRHIEALEFLFNCELTRRQLEKNA
- a CDS encoding methionine aminotransferase — encoded protein: MTALANQHGALNLSQGFPEFDAPERLKLRLTQHVQAGMNQYAPSPGVPALQQQIAALAERKYGAQIDAEAQVTVTAGATEALFVAIQTLVRPGDEVIVFDPAYDSYHPAIELAGGTSVHIALQAPDYQVDWQQVASAITPQTRAIIVNTPHNPSAKTLKAADMAALKALVIEHDLYVISDEVYEHITFDAQPHLSALRDPALAVRAMVVASFGKTFHCTGWKLGYCIAPAALSKEFRKIHQYVTFSCFTPAQLALADMLNEEPEHVDALADFYQHKRDLLAEALQSSRFTILPSEGSYFLLLDYSAISSLDDVRFCDYLVEEVGVAAIPLSVFYADGSTDKVIRLCFAKEDNTLVEAAKRLCQL
- a CDS encoding amidohydrolase; translation: MSALTVALVQQAIEWLAPQNNFAQLERQLGAQQAQLNDCDLIILPETFATGFALAEACAEPPEQGEALAFLQQLAQRWQAVVAGSVLVDLGEKKANRFYWCWPDGTVRYYDKRHLFCLGKEGDYVHAGQERVVVEVKGFRILPQVCYDLRFPVFQRNRNDYDVMINVANWPAARRRIWDTLLQARAIENQCYVLGCNRIGDDGYGTAHNGGTAAYDFTGALLAGAPDDAADVLVVSLEKAPLDTFKQGFPAHLDADDFVLPALQKGPRDE